From the Deltaproteobacteria bacterium genome, the window CACTTTCCGCGTCTGGAAGATGTCGTCCGTGAGCTGGACGAACACCACGTGGCAGCATCCCTCCCAGTGAATCGCGGAGCTCGGAACGGCGATGGCCTTGGGCTCGGATCGGACCGTGACGCGCGCGGTGCCGAACGTGCGTGCGCGGAGGAGCCCCTCGGGGTTCGGGAACTCGGCGCGGACCTTCACGGTGCGCGTCTTGTCGTCGGCTTCCGTGCTGGTCCAGGTGATGGCACCCTCGAGCGCCTCCGCGGTGCTCACGTCCGGGCGGAAGGTCACGACCTGGCCGATCTTCACGAGCGGCAGATCCTCGAGCTTCACGTCGAGGAGCGCCCACATGCGGCTCACATCAGCGACGATGAAGAGAGGCTTCCCCTCGGCGGTCATCTCCCCCTGCACCGCGTCGAGATGGACGATGACGCCATCGATAGGGGCCAGAACCGGGAGGAGGTTCGCGGGGGCCGCTGCGGCTTCGAGGTCCTTGGCCACCTCCGGTGCGATGCCGAGAAAGCGGAGCTGCCGGAGGACGTCGTCCTCCGGCGCTTTTCTCAGCGCTTCGCCGTTCACTGCGAGGTCGAGATTCGCGAGGGCTTGCTCGGCACCAAGGAGCCGGAGCCGGGCCTCACGGAGCTCCGCCTCGGCCGCGAGCAGCTCCGCGTTCGTGCGGAAGCCCTCGGAGGATGACGCCTTCACGCGCTCGAACGCCCGGGTGCGGACGTCGAGCGAAGCCATGGCATTCAGGAACTCAGTCTTCGCCTGCCCGACGGCGGCCGAGTTGATGAGGGCGAGTGGCTGACCCTTCTTCACGCTCTCGCCGAGCTGGGCGGTGACCCGCCAGACTGCGCCTGGGGCGCGTGCGGTGAGGTGCGCAAGGCGCGTCTGGTCGTAGTCGATGGCGGCGTTGGCCCTGACGAAGGCGGCCATCGGCCGCTCACCGACCGCCTCGAGGGCGACGCCGGCCTTCCTCACGGAGTCCTTCGAAGCGAACTGGATGCGGACCGCATGGGTCTGGCACGTGGCGGGGTTCTTCGCCACTCCTGGAGCCGTGGCCTCTCCGTCACCTCGGGAGACCGTGATGCCCGATGGGTCTTGTGGCTCTGGCCTCTTCACCGCGAGTTCCGGATGGCAGAGCGTGCACTGGGACTCGGGCACCCCGTGCTCCTTGCACCAATCGGAGGCGACTCCCTTGGTGAGGATTTCGGGGTGGCACACGGTGCACTGGGACTCAGGCACGCCGTGCTCTTTGCACCAGTCGCTTGGGTCGGCGCCGACGAGCTCTGGGTGGCACGCGATGCACTTCGAGTCAGGGATGTTGTGCGCAGCGCACCAGTCCTCCTTCGCCGCCTCGCCCTCGGCTCCATGCCCGAGGAGCGCCTTGAGCGGCGGGATTGTCCACCCGCTCCGGTGCCCAAGAACCCCGATGGCGAGTAGAGCGCCAAGGACAAGGATGGTCGGAAGATGCCGGGCGATGGCCCTGAGACGGGTCTTCATGGTGGTGTCTCCGCTTGTTCGTTCACGGTTCCTTGCCCCTGCGGGCGCCTGGCAGGCCAATCGCCGCCTCGAGCTCGACAGCCGCGCTCTGGTAGCGCACCACGGCCTCGAGATGCCCCTTCTCCGCTTCAAGGGCTCGCTCACGCGCGGCCGCCCACTCGAGCACGCTGATGTCGCGCGACTGGAAGGCGCGCTCGAAGAGACCCCTCGCGCGGTTGAGGAGGGGGAGAAGCACCCGCTCCTGGGCTTCGAGTTCCTGCCGGGCTCGGCGGAGCTCGTAATTCTTCTCGAAGGCCTGCGACCGGAGCGCGTGGAGGAGCGTCACATACTCAGCCCGCCTCTTGTCACGGAGCGCGTGCCGCTCGGCTATCTCACCCTGGTTGCGGTCAAAGAGGGGAATCGGGAGCGCGAGGCCAATTCCCAGGTAGTTCCCCTCGGGACCCTCGTGGCTCAGCGCCGGGCCGAGCTTCAGGTGCGGGTATTGCCGGGCGACTGCTGCCCTGAGGCTGTGCTCGGAAGCCTGGTAGGCGGCCTCTAGCGCGCGCAGCTCGAAGCGCCCTGCGAGCAGGCGCCGGTCGAGTTCGTCGTCCGGCAGGTCCTCGCGGATGGTCGTCGAGAGTGGTGCTGCGCTCCCGGTGAGGTCAAGCTTGTAGGTGGGTGGAAGACCAAGGAGCGCGTTGAGCTCGCGCTTGGCGCTCTCGAGCGACGCCTGCGCAAGCCGTGAGTCGCGCTGGATGCGCCCGAGCTCGAGCTCCGCGGCGGCGATGTCGAGCTCCGTGCCCTCGCCGAGCTCGCGGCGTCGGCGGACAAGCGAGACAGCCTCCTCGCGGAGCGCTAGCTCCCGCGCGATGAGGCGAGAGAAGCTCTCGGCAGCGAGGACGGAAAGTCGCTGCGCGCGGACGCGCGCAACGAGCTGCCACTCGGCCGCCACGACTCCGGCCCTGGCCTCGTCGATGCGCGCGAGCGCGGCGTCCTTCTTGGCCCGGCGCTCCGCCGGGAGCATGAGCTCGAAGAGAAGGTCTGCGTCAAGCTGGTAGCCGGATGCGTCGCCGAGCGCCGCTCGCCACGACAACCCGACTTCCGGGTTCGGCCAGATGCCCGCCGAGACGAGGAATGCTTGCGCCTCGCCCACATCGAGCCGCTTCGCCCGGAGTTCCTGGTTGAGCCGGAGGGCGATG encodes:
- a CDS encoding TolC family protein, which translates into the protein MLLALPPLFGACASYEPVPLEPAKELEALSHLTAASAATAESPQRPETEDALDLSDGASDAELVAIALRLNQELRAKRLDVGEAQAFLVSAGIWPNPEVGLSWRAALGDASGYQLDADLLFELMLPAERRAKKDAALARIDEARAGVVAAEWQLVARVRAQRLSVLAAESFSRLIARELALREEAVSLVRRRRELGEGTELDIAAAELELGRIQRDSRLAQASLESAKRELNALLGLPPTYKLDLTGSAAPLSTTIREDLPDDELDRRLLAGRFELRALEAAYQASEHSLRAAVARQYPHLKLGPALSHEGPEGNYLGIGLALPIPLFDRNQGEIAERHALRDKRRAEYVTLLHALRSQAFEKNYELRRARQELEAQERVLLPLLNRARGLFERAFQSRDISVLEWAAARERALEAEKGHLEAVVRYQSAAVELEAAIGLPGARRGKEP
- a CDS encoding efflux RND transporter periplasmic adaptor subunit; protein product: MKTRLRAIARHLPTILVLGALLAIGVLGHRSGWTIPPLKALLGHGAEGEAAKEDWCAAHNIPDSKCIACHPELVGADPSDWCKEHGVPESQCTVCHPEILTKGVASDWCKEHGVPESQCTLCHPELAVKRPEPQDPSGITVSRGDGEATAPGVAKNPATCQTHAVRIQFASKDSVRKAGVALEAVGERPMAAFVRANAAIDYDQTRLAHLTARAPGAVWRVTAQLGESVKKGQPLALINSAAVGQAKTEFLNAMASLDVRTRAFERVKASSSEGFRTNAELLAAEAELREARLRLLGAEQALANLDLAVNGEALRKAPEDDVLRQLRFLGIAPEVAKDLEAAAAPANLLPVLAPIDGVIVHLDAVQGEMTAEGKPLFIVADVSRMWALLDVKLEDLPLVKIGQVVTFRPDVSTAEALEGAITWTSTEADDKTRTVKVRAEFPNPEGLLRARTFGTARVTVRSEPKAIAVPSSAIHWEGCCHVVFVQLTDDIFQTRKVRLGARNGPFTEVVVGVVPGEVVATTGSHVLKSALLKSQLGAGCVDD